The segment GAATATATTAAAAATTATATCCTTAATTACCTTACAGAAAAAGCAGAAATAGAGCTACCTGAGACATTAGTAGAGGAAGAATTAGAAAATATGATTGATAGAGCAACATATTTTATTTCCCCTGAAGCAAGAAAATCTATGGATAGGGAAAAATTAAAAAACGATTTGCGTTCGTCAGCCGAAAGAAAAGTAAAGGCTCAACTTATTTTAAGTAAAATTGCTAAACAAGAAAATATTACAGCAGAAGAAAAAGAAGTTGAAGAAGAAATAAAATTAATGGCAGAAAGATTAAGGGTGCCGGTTGAAAAGATGCAAACACCTTATGTAATCAATCGTATAAAAACTCGTATTATTGGTGAAAAAACATTAGTATTTTTAAAAGATAATGCAAATATAAAAGAAAAAAATAAAGAAGAGAATTGAAATGCATCTTATACCAATTGTAATAGAACAGACAGGCCGAGGAGAAAGAGCTTATGATATCTATTCACGTTTACTAAAAGATAGGATTATCCTTTTAGGTAGCCCTATAGATGATACTATAGCTAATCTTATTATTGCCCAATTGCTTTTCCTTGAATCCCAGGACCCTGATAAAGAAATTCATTTTTATATTAATTCTCCTGGTGGCTTAATAACAGCAGGTTTAGCTATCTATGATACAATGAGATATATAAAAGCACCTGTTTGCACCTATTGTGTAGGTCAGGCTGCTAGTATGGCTGCAGTTCTATTAGCTGCTGGAGATAAAGGCAAAAGATATGCCCTCCCACATGCCCGTATCCTTATTCATCAGCCTTTAGGAGGATTTCAAGGACAAGCAACAGAAGTAGAGATTCAAGCAAGAGAAATTTTACGTTTGAAACATGTTATAAATGAAATTTTAGCTCATCATACTGGACAGCCTTTAGAAAAAATAGAAGAGGATACAGAAAGAGATTTTTATATGACAAGTGAAGATGCACTTAAATATGGTATTATTGATAAAGTAATTACTAATAGAGGCAAGGGAGGGATAAATGTCTAAAACAATAAAAAATAAGGATAAAAAACTTTATTGTTCATTTTGTGGGAAAAGTCAGGATGAGGTAAGAAAGTTAATTGCAGGTCCTTCAGTTTATATTTGTGATGAGTGTATTGAATTATGTAATGAAATCCTTGCGGAAGAATATGAAAAGGAAGATATTGAATTAGGTATTACTTTACCTAAGCCGACTGAAATTAAAGCTTTTTTAGATCAATATGTTATTGGTCAAGAACAGGCAAAGAAAATACTTTCTGTTGCAGTTTATAATCATTATAAACGCATTCATACTAGAAGAGAAATTGATGGTGTGGAGTTACAAAAAAGTAATATTTTATTAATAGGGCCTACTGGTTGTGGCAAAACTCTATTAGCTCAAACTCTTGCAAAAATGTTAAATGTGCCATTTACTATTGCAGATGCTACTACTCTTACAGAGGCAGGTTATGTAGGTGAAGATGTAGAAAATATAATTCTTTATCTTGTTCAGGCAGCAGATTATGATATTGAAAGAGCATCTCAAGGAATTGTCTATATTGATGAAATAGATAAAATCTCTCGCAAAACTGATAGTCCTTCAATTACAAGAGATGTTTCAGGTGAAGGAGTACAACAAGCACTACTTAAAATTGTTGAAGGTACTATTGCTAATATTCCGCCCAAAGGAGGCAGAAAACATCCTCAACAGGAATTTCTTAAAGTAGATACTACTAATATTCTTTTTATTTGTGGTGGTGCTTTTGTAGGTTTAGAAGATATTATTTGTAATCGTATTGGCAGTAAAGGGTTAGGTTTTGGAGCAGATATAAGGAGTAAGAAAGAAGGGAATATAGGTGAGATTTTAAGACATGTTCAACCAGAAGATTTGATAAAATACGGAATGATACCAGAATTTGTTGGTCGTTTTCCAGTAGTGGCTGCTCTTGATAATCTTACAGAAGATGATTTGATAAAAATTTTAGTTGAACCAAAAAATGCTATTGTAAAACAATATCAAAAATTATTTAAAATGGAAGGTGTGGATCTCAAGTTTACTGAAGGTGCATTAAGGTCCATTGCAAGGGAGGCTATTCGTCGAAATACTGGCGCAAGAGGATTAAAGAGTATTCTTGAGGATGTTCTTTTAGATATTATGTTTATACTTCCAGACCTTACAGGGGCTAAAGAATGTGTAATTAATGAAGATGTAATTTTAAAGCATGAGCAGCCCCTTATTGTTTATGAAGGTAGGGCAAAGACTGCTTGATAAAAAATTACAAAAAAGAACTTCAAAAATTTAGTCCTTCCTTTTTTGGTAAAAAATGCTTATACTTAAATTGAGTTCATTGTGAAGGAGGTTATTTATGTTCATTTTTGGACGAGGTAAAGAAGAAAAAGAGCAGAAAAAGACCTTTGTTTTACCTTTATTACCATTAAGAGATGTTGTTGTTTTCCCACATATGGTAATTCCTCTTTTTGTTGGCAGGAAAAAGTCTATTTCTGCCTTAGAACACGCTATGACTCTGGGTCGAAAACTTTTTCTTGCGACTCAGAAGAAGGCTCAAATTGATGAGCCTCAAGAAAAGGATATTTATGTAGTGGGTACTATTGGGCAAATTTTACAACTTCTTAAACTTCCTGATGGCACAGTTAAGGTATTAATTGAAGGTATAAAAAGAGGGAAAATTAATAAATATCTTCCTAATCCTGACTTTTTCCTTGTAGAAATAGAGGAAGTAGAAGAAACCCTTGTTCGGAATACAGAGACTGAATCTTTTATAAGATTGCTTATTTCTGCTTTTGAAGAATATGCTAAATTAAATCCAAAAATTAGTTCTGAAACAGTAAATCAAGTTAGTGCTATTGAAGAACCTGATAGATTAAGTGATACTGTTGCTGCCCATTTAGGTGTAAAAGTTGAACAGAAACAGAAAGTGCTTGAAACATTTGATGTAAATAAACGTCTTGAATTAGTTTTTGGTCTTACACGAGGTGAAATTGAGATTATAAAGACAGAGCAAAGGATTAAAGCTAGAGTAAAGAAACAGATGGAAAAGACACAACGTGAATATTATCTTACCGAACAGATGAAAGCTATTCAAAAAGAAATAGGAGAAGAGGGAGACTTTAGAGATGAAATAAAAGAATTAGAAAAGAAGATAAAGACTACTCCTATGTCTAAAGAGGCAAGACAAAAAGCACTGCATGAATTGAAAAAGTTAAAATTGATGGCTCCTATGTCAGCTGAGGCAACAGTTGTAAGAAATTATATAGATTGGTTAGTATCATTACCTTGGAATCGTCGGGCGAAGGTAAGATTAGATATAGATGAGGCTAAAAAAATTTTAGATGAAGACCATTATGGATTAGAAGAACCAAAAGAGAGAATTTTAGAATATTTAGCTGTTCAACATCTAGCTAAAAAAGTAAAAGGGCCAATTCTTTGTCTTGTAGGCCCACCAGGTGTAGGTAAGACTTCTTTAGCAAAGTCAGTAGCCAGAGCAACAGGAAGGGAGTTTGTGCGTCTTTCTTTAGGTGGAGTAAGAGATGAGGCAGAGATAAGAGGACATAGACGTACTTATATTGGAGCATTACCTGGAAAGATTATTCAATCATTACGTAAAGTAAAAACAAATAATCCTGTTTTCTGTTTAGATGAAATTGATAAATTGGGTACTGATTTTAGAGGTGATCCAGCAGCTGCTTTATTAGAAGTTCTTGATCCAGAGCAGAATCATGCCTTTAATGATCACTATTTAGATGTTGATTATGATCTTTCAGAGATACTTTTTATTACAACAGCAAATACACTTCATACAATACCTTGGCCATTACAAGATAGAATGGAGATTATAAGGATTCCAGGCTACACAGAGATTGAAAAATATCATATTGCTACAAAGTTTCTTATTCCAAAACAAATAAAAGCATGTGGATTAAAACCTGAACAAATTACTTTTTCTGATAGTGCTATTTATGAAATTATTCGTTCCTATACAAAAGAAGCAGGTGTAAGAAATTTAGAAAGATGTATTGCTACTATCTGTCGTAAGGCGGCAAAGGAGATTGTAAAGAAAGGTGCAGATACTAAGATTTGTGTTACTAAAAAGAATTTGGCAAAATTTTTGGGTGTGCCAAAATTCCGATTTAGTCAAGCTGAAGAAAGAGATGAGATTGGTGTGGCGACAGGTTTGGCATGGACAGAGTTTGGTGGTGAGTTGCTTCAAACAGAAGTAGCTATTATGCCTGGTGAAGGGAAATTGATTATTACTGGAAAATTAGGTGAAGTAATGCAGGAATCAGCTAGAGCAGCTTTAAGTTATGTCCGCGCTAGGGCAGATCAATTAGGTCTTAATCCAGAGTTTTATAAAAAATATGATATTCACATCCATGTGCCTGAAGGGGCAGTACCTAAAGATGGGCCTTCAGCAGGTATTACTATGGCTACAGCCCTTGTATCTGCTTTAGCGAAGATTCCAGTAAAACATGATGTAGCTATGACAGGAGAGATTACTTTAAGGGGTAGGGTGTTGCCAGTAGGTGGTCTTAAGGAAAAACTTCTAGCTGCCCATCGTGGTGAGGTAAAAAAAGTTATTATTCCTAAAGACAATGAAAAAGACTTAAAAGAAATTCCTAATAAGATTTTGAAGACAATTCAGATAGTATTAGTAAATCATATGGATGAGGTTTTAAAAGAAGCACTTGCTTCTCCTATTAGTATTAAAGAGACTCCTCCACCTCCGGCTGTTTCTAAAGAATATTCAGAGCAAAGACCACCGGCAGTGATGATGTAGTCTTGACATTCCTTATTACCTGATTAAAATCAGCTTTTTTAAAGAGTAAAATTATGTATTTGAATAGAGAAGAAGCCATAGTTTTTGTTATTGATATTCAAGAAAAACTCTTTAATGTTATTTATCAAAAAGAAGAACTTTTAAAAAATTGTTTAAAACTTCTTAAAGGATGCCAAATATTAAATCTTCCTATTTTAGCTACAGAACAATATCCAAAGGGGCTTGGGAAAACTTTACCAGAAATTAAAAATTTCTTAAAAGAAGAAAATATCTTTGAAAAACTCTCTTTTTCTGCCTATATCCCAGCAGTTATTGAAAAATTGGAAAAGATAAACAGGAGGAGCATTATTCTAATTGGAATGGAAGCACATGTTTGTATATGGCAAACTTGTCGAGATTTATTAAAAAATAATTTCAAAGTATTTATACCTCAAGAGTGTGTATCTTCTAGGTCTAAAATACATTTATATAATGCTTTAGAATTGATGGACAAAATAGGGGCATACATTGTTAATGTGGAGACTATTCTATTTGATTTACTTAAAACAGCAGAAGTGCCTGAATTTAAAGCTATTTCTCAAATCATAAAATGAGGATTCAAACAGTAAGAGGTTTTCGGGATATTTTACCTGAAGAAGCCAGAAAATGGCAGGCAGTAGAAGAAATTGCTCGTGAAGTGTTATTAACTTATGGCTTTAAAGAAGTAAGAAGTCCAATTTTAGAAAAAACAGAACTTTTTATAAGAAGTATTGGTGAAACAACCGATATAGTAGAAAAAGAGATGTATTCTTTTGTTGATAAAGGTGGAGATAGTTTAACCTTAAGGCCTGAAGCTACTGCTTCAATAGTAAGGATGTATATTCAACACAGTCTTTACCATCGTCCGGCTTGGAGTAAGCTTTTTACTATTGGGCCTATGTTTCGAAGGGAAAGGCCACAAAAAGGAAGATATAGGCAATTTTGGCAAATAAATGCTGAAATGTTTGGTTTTTCCCATCCTATAGCTGATGCAGAAATTATCCTTGCCCTTAATACAATTTTAGAAAAACTAAAAATTTCTTCTTATGAATTACATTTGAATTCATTAGGTTGTAAAACATGTCGCCAGGCATTTAAAGAAGCTTTAAAAGATTATTTAGAAAAGATTCAAGATATGCTTTGCCCTGATTGTCAAAGGCGCCAAAAATTAAATCCATTAAGGGTATTTGATTGTAAAGTTGAAGGTTGTCAAAAAGTTTTAGAAAAAGCTCCACTTATTACTGATTATCTCTGTAATGAGTGTAAAAAACACTTTGAGGAACTGCAGTTTTATCTTTCTCTATTGGACATAAAATTCATCCTTAATCCCAGACTAGTAAGAGGGTTAGATTATTACACTAGGACTGCATTTGAAGTTATTCTTCCTCAAATTGGGGCACAGAGTGCTGTTGCTGGTGGTGGTCGATATGATAATTTAGTAGAAGAATTGGGAGGTAAATCCACTCCAGCAATAGGGTTTGCTATTGGTCTTGATCGTCTTTTACCTTATATACCAAATTTTAATCAAAAAGAACGTCCTATATTTATTGCTTTATTGGGTAAAGAAAGTATTAAACTTGGTTTACTTTGGGCAAAATATTTGCGTAAAAAAGGCATTTTTACAGAAATAGATTATCGATTAGGTAGTCTTAAATCACAATTAAATAGAGCAAACCATTTAGAGGCTGCTTGGTCTCTTATTATTGGTGAGGATGAGATAAAAAAAGGTGAGGCTATCCTTCGCAATATGGATACAAAAGAACAAATAAATATTCCTGTTTATCCTGAAAAGGGATTAAATAAATTGTTGGAAAAAATAGGGAGGTAAAATTGAAGACCTTAGATTTTTTAGAAGGATGGAAAAGAACTCATTATTGTAATGAGCTTACAATAAAAAATATTAATGAAGAAGTAACTTTAATGGGTTGGGTACAACGCAGAAGGGATCATGGTGGTGTTATCTTTGTTGATTTAAGAGATAGGACTGGAATTATTCAAGTAGTGTTTAATCCTGATTTTAATTCTGAAGCCCACACTAAGGCTCATAGATTACGTTCAGAATGGGTGATTGCTGTTAAAGGGAAAGTGGTAAGAAGACCAGAAGGTATGGAGAATCCAAAACTTAAGACTGGAGAGATAGAAGTAATGGTTTCCAGTCTAAAAATTTTAAATACCTCCCCACCTCCACCATTTTTAATTGAAGATGATATTGAAATAGGTGAGCCTACAAGACTTAGTTATCGTTATCTAGATTTACGTCGTCCACGACTTATGCATAATTTTATTAAGCGTCATGAAGCCGCACAATGTGTAAGGAGATTTTTAAGTGAAAATGGCTTTTTAGAAATTGAAACCCCATTTTTAACCAAGAGTACACCAGAAGGGGCAAGAGATTTCTTAGTGCCAAGTCGTTTACATCCAGGAAGATTTTATGCCTTACCTCAATCGCCGCAGCTTTTTAAACAACTTTTAATGATAAGTGGATTTGACCGTTATTTTCAAATTGTAAAATGTTTCAGAGATGAAGATTTAAGGGCTGACAGACAGCCTGAGTTTACTCAAATAGACCTTGAGATGTCCTTTGTTAATGAAGATGATATTATGGATATTTCAGAAAGACTTTTAGTCTACCTCTGCAAAGAAGTATTTAATTACAATGTTTCTCTGCCCTTTCCGCGTCTTACCTATGATGAAGCTATTGCTAAATACGGTACTGATAGACCGGATTTAAGATTTGAGCTTGAATTAAAAGATGTAACTGAAATAGTAGCTGAATCAGAATTTAAAGTTTTTTCTTCGGTTGTGCATAAAGGAGGCATTGTTAAAGCTATAAATGTTAAAAAAGGGGCAAAACTTTCCAGGAAAGAAATTGATGATTTAACCAAATTTGTCAATCAATTTGGGGCAAAGGGATTGGCTTGGATAAAGATAAAAGGAGAATGGCAATCACCCATTGTCAAATTCTTTTCAGAAGGAGAAAAAACTGCATTAGCACAGAGTCTTGAAATAGAAGATGGAGATTTAATCTTATTTTTGGCTGATGAACCCTTAATTGTTAATGAGGCTTTAGCCAATCTTAGAATAGAATTGGGCAAAAAGATGGGATTAATTCCTGAAGATACTTTTTGTTTTTGCTGGGTGACAGAATTTCCTATGTTTGAATATGATACAACAGAAGGAAGATGGCAAACAGTACATCATCCTTTTACTATGCCAAAAGAAGAGGATCTCGCTTATCTTCCTGAACATCCAGAAAAAGTAAAAGCAAGATCTTATGATATTGTTTTAAATGGAGTGGAAATTGGTGGGGGAAGTATTCGTATTCATCGTCGTGATATTCAAGAGTTAATCTTTAAAGTGATAGAGCTGCCTCAAGATGAAGCGCAAGAAAAATTTGGATTTCTTTTAGAAGCATTGACCTATGGTGCACCTCCTCATGGAGGTATTGCCTTTGGGTTTGATCGGTTATTAATGTTGTTGTGTAAATGTGAAAGTATTAGAGAAGTGATTGCCTTTCCAAAGACACAAAAAGCTACTTGCCTTTTAACCGATGCTCCTTCTCAAGTCACTCAAGAACAATTGCATGAGTTATCACTTAAATTGGATATAATTAAACTTAAAAGGGCAGTGTCTTAATTTCATTTTACATTGCCATTCTTTTTTAAGAGATTCAATAATTTTTATGACTTCTTTTTCATTTCCAGGTGGGACCATTAATTCAATTGTTGCCTTCATTCTATCTATTGTGCGAAATTGGACAAGTCCATCATATTCACCTAAAATCCATTGAAATATAGCAATCTTATCTCGAGGTAAATCAACATATAAGAAATTGCTTTTAAGAAATTTCTTTTTCACAGAAGCGATTTTTTAATTGTTCTGTAAATTGTAATTCTACTTCAATTAATTTCTTTAAATGTTCAGGAATAAGTACTCGATTTATAGGCTGATTGTCTTTTAAAAGTTTTTCTTTAGTATTTTCTGCCCAAATAATAATTTCTTTTAAACGATTAAGTCGTTTATCAATCAATTTTTTAACCTGTCTTTGGGAGGGAAGTCTATCTAAAAAATAAAGTACTAAATCAAGATTAAAAAAAGGTCTTTCTAAATAAAGAAAATTCCTAATAAGAAGTTTATTAAGAAACATTTCTCCTTTTGGTGTTAAAGAATATACACGTTTTTCTGGTCTTTGACCTGCTCTTCCTTTTTTATATTGAAGATAGCCTTTTTTAGCTAACTTTTCTAAAGTGTAATAGATAGAAGTTAAGGTGACATTAGTTAAGGGTTTGATTTCCTCTTCAATAATCTTTTTTAGCTCATAACCATGTTTTTCCCCTTCTTTTAAAAGACCTAATAAAATTACTTCTAACTTCACTTTTCTTCCATTTTTGCAGTTAGTGTTTCAACTAATAACCTAGCAGTTTTTGCCATATCTGACAAGGAGATATATTCTTGACGGGTATGAACATTTTTCATTCCTGTTCCAATGATAACAGAGGTAATACCTGCTTGATTAAAAATATTAGCATCACTTCCGCCTCCACTTATTTTTAATTCCATTTCCATATCTAATTTTTTTCCAACTTTTTTAATTAATCTAATTAAAGGATGATTTTCTAATACATACATAAGAGGATAATCAATCTTTATATCTATATTTAATTTAGGAAAACCTGCTTTTGGGGAAGTTTCAGCGATGATTTTTTCAAAGGCTGAGATGATTTTTTTTGTTACTGTTTCTAATTTTTCCTCTTTATGACTTCTTACTTCACCTTCTAATACTACTTTTGGAGGCACGATATTAGTAGCTATTCCTCCTTGAATAAGACCAATGTTACATGTAGTTTCTTCATCAATTCTACCCCATTCTATTTGAGCAATTGCTTTACTAGCAAGTGAAATAGCATTAATACCTTCTTCAGGATCTACACCAGCATGAGCTTCTTTCCCAAAAACTTCAATCTTAAAACGGTTAGCAGTAGGAGCACGATGAATAATCTCTAAAGGATTTCCTCCATCTAACACTAATCCCCATTTTGCTTTGATTAAAGAATAATCTAAATTTTTGGCTCCAAGTAACCCTATTTCTTCACAGATGGTAAATACAGGTTGTAAAGGATAATGTGAAATTTTATTTTCTTTTAATATTTCTAATACTTCTAAAATAATAGCTATGCCTGATTTATCATCTGCACCAAGGATTGTTTTCCCATTACTTTTTAAAATGTCATTTTCTTCTATTACTTCAATTTCTTCATCAGGCTTTTGGACTGTATCCATATGGGCATTAAGCATAATAATAGGGCCTTCTAAGTCTCCTTCTTTCCATCCAATAAGATTTCCAGTTGTTCCTCCTAAAATTTCACCTGCTTTGTCTTCTTGGCAGATAATATCTAAGGCAGCCAAACGCTCTTTTATATAACTAGCTACCAATCCTTCCTTATAAGAAGGACTACTTAATTTTATTAAATTTAAAAATGTTTGTTTTAGTCTTTCTAGATTAACCATCGATTAAATAGAAATAATTTCTAAATCCTTTGCTGTCTTAATATTTTGGTTCTCTAAATCAGCAATAGCAATAATACGCTCATATTCTTCATAGGTATTTGAGGTAGCAAGAGTAAGACAGCGGTCTTCAAACATAAATGGGATAAGTTTTGTTTGATGTGCTCTAATAATTATTTTACATTTAAATTGCCTTAATGCTCTTTCAAAATAAGTTAAACCATAAATTGGTCTTCCCCATCTTTCACCTAAATAGCTACCCACTCTATCTACAAATTCTCCCCATAGCATCCGATACCAGTGCATCTTTCCAGGTTCTATTTCTTCAATATCCTCTTCTTCTAAATCTGGTGGTAAGGCATGTACAGCCATTATTCCATTAGGTGTTACTGCTACCCAAGGAAGTAAAGAAAAAATTTCTTTAAAAATAATCATTTCTTCTTTAGACAAACTATACCAAAAATCTGCTCCTGAAAATGGAATAAAAGGATAACCTTCATGATTACCTAAAAGTAAAAAGATTTGATTTGGTGCTTCAAGCTTTTTCT is part of the Candidatus Desulfofervidus auxilii genome and harbors:
- the clpP gene encoding ATP-dependent Clp endopeptidase proteolytic subunit ClpP translates to MHLIPIVIEQTGRGERAYDIYSRLLKDRIILLGSPIDDTIANLIIAQLLFLESQDPDKEIHFYINSPGGLITAGLAIYDTMRYIKAPVCTYCVGQAASMAAVLLAAGDKGKRYALPHARILIHQPLGGFQGQATEVEIQAREILRLKHVINEILAHHTGQPLEKIEEDTERDFYMTSEDALKYGIIDKVITNRGKGGINV
- the clpX gene encoding ATP-dependent Clp protease ATP-binding subunit ClpX — protein: MSKTIKNKDKKLYCSFCGKSQDEVRKLIAGPSVYICDECIELCNEILAEEYEKEDIELGITLPKPTEIKAFLDQYVIGQEQAKKILSVAVYNHYKRIHTRREIDGVELQKSNILLIGPTGCGKTLLAQTLAKMLNVPFTIADATTLTEAGYVGEDVENIILYLVQAADYDIERASQGIVYIDEIDKISRKTDSPSITRDVSGEGVQQALLKIVEGTIANIPPKGGRKHPQQEFLKVDTTNILFICGGAFVGLEDIICNRIGSKGLGFGADIRSKKEGNIGEILRHVQPEDLIKYGMIPEFVGRFPVVAALDNLTEDDLIKILVEPKNAIVKQYQKLFKMEGVDLKFTEGALRSIAREAIRRNTGARGLKSILEDVLLDIMFILPDLTGAKECVINEDVILKHEQPLIVYEGRAKTA
- the lon gene encoding endopeptidase La, translated to MFIFGRGKEEKEQKKTFVLPLLPLRDVVVFPHMVIPLFVGRKKSISALEHAMTLGRKLFLATQKKAQIDEPQEKDIYVVGTIGQILQLLKLPDGTVKVLIEGIKRGKINKYLPNPDFFLVEIEEVEETLVRNTETESFIRLLISAFEEYAKLNPKISSETVNQVSAIEEPDRLSDTVAAHLGVKVEQKQKVLETFDVNKRLELVFGLTRGEIEIIKTEQRIKARVKKQMEKTQREYYLTEQMKAIQKEIGEEGDFRDEIKELEKKIKTTPMSKEARQKALHELKKLKLMAPMSAEATVVRNYIDWLVSLPWNRRAKVRLDIDEAKKILDEDHYGLEEPKERILEYLAVQHLAKKVKGPILCLVGPPGVGKTSLAKSVARATGREFVRLSLGGVRDEAEIRGHRRTYIGALPGKIIQSLRKVKTNNPVFCLDEIDKLGTDFRGDPAAALLEVLDPEQNHAFNDHYLDVDYDLSEILFITTANTLHTIPWPLQDRMEIIRIPGYTEIEKYHIATKFLIPKQIKACGLKPEQITFSDSAIYEIIRSYTKEAGVRNLERCIATICRKAAKEIVKKGADTKICVTKKNLAKFLGVPKFRFSQAEERDEIGVATGLAWTEFGGELLQTEVAIMPGEGKLIITGKLGEVMQESARAALSYVRARADQLGLNPEFYKKYDIHIHVPEGAVPKDGPSAGITMATALVSALAKIPVKHDVAMTGEITLRGRVLPVGGLKEKLLAAHRGEVKKVIIPKDNEKDLKEIPNKILKTIQIVLVNHMDEVLKEALASPISIKETPPPPAVSKEYSEQRPPAVMM
- a CDS encoding isochorismatase family protein, coding for MYLNREEAIVFVIDIQEKLFNVIYQKEELLKNCLKLLKGCQILNLPILATEQYPKGLGKTLPEIKNFLKEENIFEKLSFSAYIPAVIEKLEKINRRSIILIGMEAHVCIWQTCRDLLKNNFKVFIPQECVSSRSKIHLYNALELMDKIGAYIVNVETILFDLLKTAEVPEFKAISQIIK
- the hisS gene encoding histidine--tRNA ligase — protein: MRIQTVRGFRDILPEEARKWQAVEEIAREVLLTYGFKEVRSPILEKTELFIRSIGETTDIVEKEMYSFVDKGGDSLTLRPEATASIVRMYIQHSLYHRPAWSKLFTIGPMFRRERPQKGRYRQFWQINAEMFGFSHPIADAEIILALNTILEKLKISSYELHLNSLGCKTCRQAFKEALKDYLEKIQDMLCPDCQRRQKLNPLRVFDCKVEGCQKVLEKAPLITDYLCNECKKHFEELQFYLSLLDIKFILNPRLVRGLDYYTRTAFEVILPQIGAQSAVAGGGRYDNLVEELGGKSTPAIGFAIGLDRLLPYIPNFNQKERPIFIALLGKESIKLGLLWAKYLRKKGIFTEIDYRLGSLKSQLNRANHLEAAWSLIIGEDEIKKGEAILRNMDTKEQINIPVYPEKGLNKLLEKIGR
- the aspS gene encoding aspartate--tRNA ligase, with translation MKTLDFLEGWKRTHYCNELTIKNINEEVTLMGWVQRRRDHGGVIFVDLRDRTGIIQVVFNPDFNSEAHTKAHRLRSEWVIAVKGKVVRRPEGMENPKLKTGEIEVMVSSLKILNTSPPPPFLIEDDIEIGEPTRLSYRYLDLRRPRLMHNFIKRHEAAQCVRRFLSENGFLEIETPFLTKSTPEGARDFLVPSRLHPGRFYALPQSPQLFKQLLMISGFDRYFQIVKCFRDEDLRADRQPEFTQIDLEMSFVNEDDIMDISERLLVYLCKEVFNYNVSLPFPRLTYDEAIAKYGTDRPDLRFELELKDVTEIVAESEFKVFSSVVHKGGIVKAINVKKGAKLSRKEIDDLTKFVNQFGAKGLAWIKIKGEWQSPIVKFFSEGEKTALAQSLEIEDGDLILFLADEPLIVNEALANLRIELGKKMGLIPEDTFCFCWVTEFPMFEYDTTEGRWQTVHHPFTMPKEEDLAYLPEHPEKVKARSYDIVLNGVEIGGGSIRIHRRDIQELIFKVIELPQDEAQEKFGFLLEALTYGAPPHGGIAFGFDRLLMLLCKCESIREVIAFPKTQKATCLLTDAPSQVTQEQLHELSLKLDIIKLKRAVS
- a CDS encoding DUF4911 domain-containing protein; its protein translation is MKKKFLKSNFLYVDLPRDKIAIFQWILGEYDGLVQFRTIDRMKATIELMVPPGNEKEVIKIIESLKKEWQCKMKLRHCPFKFNYIQFK
- a CDS encoding PadR family transcriptional regulator encodes the protein MKLEVILLGLLKEGEKHGYELKKIIEEEIKPLTNVTLTSIYYTLEKLAKKGYLQYKKGRAGQRPEKRVYSLTPKGEMFLNKLLIRNFLYLERPFFNLDLVLYFLDRLPSQRQVKKLIDKRLNRLKEIIIWAENTKEKLLKDNQPINRVLIPEHLKKLIEVELQFTEQLKNRFCEKEIS
- a CDS encoding M20/M25/M40 family metallo-hydrolase, producing the protein MVNLERLKQTFLNLIKLSSPSYKEGLVASYIKERLAALDIICQEDKAGEILGGTTGNLIGWKEGDLEGPIIMLNAHMDTVQKPDEEIEVIEENDILKSNGKTILGADDKSGIAIILEVLEILKENKISHYPLQPVFTICEEIGLLGAKNLDYSLIKAKWGLVLDGGNPLEIIHRAPTANRFKIEVFGKEAHAGVDPEEGINAISLASKAIAQIEWGRIDEETTCNIGLIQGGIATNIVPPKVVLEGEVRSHKEEKLETVTKKIISAFEKIIAETSPKAGFPKLNIDIKIDYPLMYVLENHPLIRLIKKVGKKLDMEMELKISGGGSDANIFNQAGITSVIIGTGMKNVHTRQEYISLSDMAKTARLLVETLTAKMEEK
- a CDS encoding serine/threonine protein phosphatase codes for the protein MQNFEAIKEVLKKESRLIQLPAQGKVVFVGDTHGDLEATETVLNLYLKPGYTLVFLGDYVDRGKYSRENIELLLKKKLEAPNQIFLLLGNHEGYPFIPFSGADFWYSLSKEEMIIFKEIFSLLPWVAVTPNGIMAVHALPPDLEEEDIEEIEPGKMHWYRMLWGEFVDRVGSYLGERWGRPIYGLTYFERALRQFKCKIIIRAHQTKLIPFMFEDRCLTLATSNTYEEYERIIAIADLENQNIKTAKDLEIISI